One region of Epilithonimonas zeae genomic DNA includes:
- a CDS encoding helix-turn-helix domain-containing protein, which yields MNKNIPTYSLNDITKDGMFIEIVRENSGETNKDIEEKGIHRDSHYLFLFLQSGKAEVMVDFKDFKMEGPAIFCIRPGQVHYSKNFDIYGWFLAVNSDLVPNEVRTVFEESFSPILPVKIESEFSKNLDNCAQLLYLYNKKPKNELKIVQSLLDAYTGMLASVFAEKSNLEDLKESRALKLTRQFRNLVKQRFKSLKSPYSYAELMNISPSYLSEVVKDITGNPAGYWIQQEIIIEAKRLLFYTDLTVKEIAHQLGYDDYAYFSRLFSKLTKQSALDFRKKNKIDFPK from the coding sequence ATGAACAAAAACATCCCAACATATAGTCTTAATGACATCACAAAAGACGGAATGTTCATAGAAATCGTTCGGGAAAATTCTGGTGAAACCAATAAAGATATTGAGGAAAAAGGCATTCATAGAGACAGCCATTATCTCTTTCTTTTTCTACAAAGCGGTAAAGCAGAGGTTATGGTAGATTTTAAGGATTTTAAAATGGAAGGACCTGCCATTTTTTGCATTAGGCCTGGGCAGGTTCATTATTCAAAGAATTTTGATATATACGGTTGGTTTTTAGCCGTAAATTCTGACCTAGTTCCGAATGAAGTTCGTACTGTTTTTGAAGAATCGTTTTCTCCAATTCTTCCTGTAAAAATAGAATCTGAATTTTCGAAGAATCTTGATAATTGTGCTCAACTTCTTTATTTGTACAATAAAAAACCAAAAAACGAATTGAAAATAGTTCAATCTCTGTTGGATGCTTATACGGGAATGCTGGCTTCGGTATTTGCAGAAAAATCAAATCTGGAAGACCTAAAGGAAAGCCGAGCTTTGAAACTCACAAGACAATTTAGAAACCTTGTAAAGCAAAGATTCAAATCTTTGAAAAGTCCTTATTCTTATGCTGAATTGATGAATATTTCCCCATCCTATTTATCGGAAGTTGTGAAAGACATTACTGGGAATCCAGCAGGATATTGGATTCAGCAGGAAATTATCATCGAGGCAAAACGTCTGCTTTTTTATACAGATTTGACTGTAAAAGAAATTGCCCACCAACTTGGATACGATGATTATGCTTACTTTTCCCGCTTGTTTTCGAAATTGACAAAACAATCTGCTTTGGATTTCAGAAAGAAAAATAAAATTGATTTTCCAAAATAA
- a CDS encoding HugZ family protein, giving the protein MSEHTEEAKRQAKPVAPKVKELIAKTLSVTLATVDAEGTPNASYAPFVEIDNKFYVLVSFMAKHTKNLAEGRKVSAMFIEDESATKQVYARERLTVEVSTSQIERDSDDWNNIVGKLKERHGKIVDVLNEMTDFILIALHPVKGAYVNGFGSAYFVDANLEIMEHRNDINHTQK; this is encoded by the coding sequence ATGAGTGAACATACAGAAGAAGCAAAGAGACAGGCAAAACCAGTTGCTCCAAAAGTAAAAGAATTAATTGCTAAAACGCTAAGTGTAACTTTGGCAACTGTAGATGCAGAAGGAACACCGAACGCTAGTTATGCACCATTTGTAGAAATCGATAATAAATTCTATGTTTTGGTTTCTTTTATGGCTAAGCATACCAAAAATCTTGCTGAAGGAAGAAAAGTTTCTGCAATGTTCATTGAGGATGAGTCTGCTACGAAACAAGTCTATGCAAGAGAAAGACTGACTGTTGAAGTTTCAACTTCTCAAATCGAAAGAGATTCTGATGATTGGAATAATATTGTTGGAAAATTAAAAGAAAGACACGGAAAAATTGTAGATGTTCTGAACGAAATGACCGACTTTATCCTAATTGCTCTTCATCCTGTAAAAGGCGCTTATGTGAATGGATTCGGAAGTGCTTATTTCGTAGATGCCAATCTGGAAATTATGGAACACAGAAACGATATCAATCACACACAGAAATAA
- a CDS encoding aminoacyl-histidine dipeptidase: MEYSQLEPKVIWKNFEALNSVPRPSKKEEKVIQFIKEFGENLGLPTTVDEVGNVIITKPATSGMENRTPIVMQSHLDMVCQKNNDVDFDFETQGIQMYVDGDWVRAKGTTLGADNGLGVATIMSILESNEIAHPELEALFTIDEETGMTGALALKPGQLKGEILLNLDTEEDDEIDIGCAGGVDVTASAKFDLEDSKGETFKIEIKGLQGGHSGMDIHKGLGNSNKLLGRFLFSGLENQIQLVSIDGGSLRNAIPREAKATFSVNNSENFSSKIEQLKSEILEEFASLEKDLVINIEKIDSSEKAISVDDSKKIVFAINAAHNGVFRMSPDVEGLVEASNNVARVELKEGEIKILNLTRSSVESTKWEVANQLKSAFESNSLKTEFGGSYPGWKPKPEAEIIKVMTELYENNFGEKPLVVACHAGLECGIIGANYPKMEMVSFGPTIKGAHSPDERANIPSVQKFWKYTQDILKNIPINNQ, translated from the coding sequence ATGGAATATTCACAACTGGAACCAAAAGTGATTTGGAAAAATTTCGAAGCATTGAATTCGGTTCCTAGACCATCAAAAAAAGAAGAAAAAGTTATACAATTCATAAAAGAATTTGGCGAGAATCTGGGATTACCAACAACGGTTGACGAGGTTGGAAATGTCATCATCACAAAACCCGCAACTTCTGGAATGGAAAACCGAACACCAATCGTGATGCAATCGCACCTTGATATGGTTTGCCAAAAAAACAACGATGTCGATTTTGATTTCGAAACTCAGGGAATTCAAATGTATGTGGATGGCGATTGGGTAAGAGCAAAAGGGACAACTTTGGGTGCTGACAACGGTTTGGGTGTTGCTACAATCATGTCAATATTAGAAAGTAATGAAATTGCACATCCAGAATTGGAAGCTCTTTTCACAATTGACGAAGAAACAGGAATGACGGGCGCATTAGCTTTGAAACCAGGACAATTGAAAGGAGAAATCCTTCTTAATCTTGATACAGAAGAAGATGACGAAATCGATATAGGTTGTGCCGGTGGTGTTGACGTGACAGCTTCTGCTAAATTTGATTTGGAAGATTCAAAAGGCGAAACGTTCAAAATTGAAATCAAAGGTTTACAAGGTGGACATTCCGGAATGGATATTCACAAAGGTCTTGGAAATTCTAATAAATTATTGGGAAGATTCTTGTTCTCAGGATTGGAAAATCAAATTCAGTTAGTTTCTATTGATGGCGGAAGTTTGAGAAATGCTATTCCAAGAGAAGCTAAAGCTACATTTTCTGTCAACAATTCAGAAAACTTTTCTTCAAAGATTGAACAATTGAAATCTGAAATCTTGGAAGAATTTGCTTCCTTAGAAAAAGATTTAGTAATTAATATTGAAAAAATCGATTCATCAGAAAAAGCTATTTCAGTCGATGATTCTAAGAAAATAGTTTTTGCAATCAATGCCGCTCATAACGGAGTTTTCCGAATGAGTCCGGATGTGGAAGGCTTGGTAGAAGCTTCTAATAATGTAGCAAGAGTTGAACTAAAAGAAGGAGAAATCAAGATTTTAAATTTAACGCGTTCATCAGTAGAATCTACAAAATGGGAAGTGGCAAATCAATTGAAATCCGCATTCGAAAGTAATTCTTTGAAAACGGAATTCGGAGGTTCTTATCCTGGCTGGAAACCAAAACCAGAAGCAGAAATCATCAAGGTAATGACAGAACTTTATGAAAACAATTTCGGAGAAAAACCTTTAGTTGTTGCTTGCCACGCCGGTTTGGAATGTGGAATTATCGGTGCCAATTATCCAAAAATGGAAATGGTTTCTTTTGGTCCAACAATCAAAGGCGCACATTCTCCAGATGAAAGAGCCAATATACCATCTGTTCAAAAATTTTGGAAATACACACAAGACATCCTAAAGAACATCCCTATCAATAATCAATAA
- the ahcY gene encoding adenosylhomocysteinase, translated as MSTTTQYVPYKVKDISLAEWGRKEITLAEAEMPGLMAIREEYGPSQPLKGARIAGCLHMTIQTAVLIETLVALGAEVTWSSCNIFSTQDHAAAAIAAAGIPVYAWKGLNEEEFDWCIEQTLFFGEDRKPLNMILDDGGDLTNMVFDRYPEFTKDIKGLSEETTTGVHRLYERMKNGTLVMPAINVNDSVTKSKFDNKYGCKESAVDAVRRATDVMLAGKRVVVCGYGDVGKGTAASFRGAGSIVTVTEIDPICALQAAMDGYEVKRLDTVVDNADIVITTTGNFNIVRKEHFLKLKDKAIVCNIGHFDNEIDMAWLNENYGHTKSEVKPQVDIYTIEGKEVIILAEGRLVNLGCATGHPSFVMSNSFSNQTLAQIELWTNSAAYGNEVYMLPKHLDEKVAALHLKKLSVELETLSPEQADYIGVPVEGPFKPEYYRY; from the coding sequence ATGAGTACAACAACACAATACGTTCCTTATAAAGTTAAGGACATTTCCCTGGCAGAATGGGGAAGAAAAGAAATTACTTTGGCTGAAGCTGAAATGCCCGGTTTGATGGCTATCCGTGAAGAATACGGACCATCTCAACCGCTTAAAGGTGCAAGAATCGCAGGATGTCTGCATATGACAATCCAGACTGCAGTTTTGATTGAAACTTTGGTAGCTCTAGGTGCTGAAGTTACTTGGTCTTCTTGTAACATTTTCTCTACTCAGGATCACGCTGCAGCTGCTATTGCTGCTGCCGGAATTCCGGTTTATGCTTGGAAAGGTCTTAACGAAGAGGAATTCGATTGGTGTATCGAGCAGACTCTTTTCTTTGGTGAAGACAGAAAACCATTGAATATGATTCTTGATGACGGTGGAGATTTAACCAATATGGTTTTCGATAGATACCCAGAATTCACAAAAGATATCAAAGGACTTTCTGAAGAAACTACAACAGGAGTTCACAGACTGTATGAAAGAATGAAGAACGGAACTTTGGTAATGCCTGCCATCAACGTAAACGATTCTGTTACTAAGTCTAAATTCGACAACAAATACGGATGTAAAGAATCTGCAGTAGATGCTGTAAGAAGAGCGACTGACGTAATGCTGGCTGGAAAAAGAGTGGTAGTTTGCGGATACGGAGACGTAGGTAAAGGTACTGCTGCATCTTTCAGAGGAGCTGGTTCTATCGTTACGGTTACTGAGATCGATCCAATTTGTGCGCTTCAAGCCGCAATGGACGGTTATGAAGTGAAAAGATTGGATACTGTGGTTGATAACGCAGATATCGTAATCACGACAACGGGTAACTTCAACATCGTAAGAAAAGAGCATTTCTTAAAATTGAAAGATAAGGCGATCGTTTGTAACATCGGACACTTCGATAACGAAATCGATATGGCTTGGTTGAATGAAAACTACGGTCACACAAAATCTGAAGTGAAGCCTCAGGTTGATATCTATACTATCGAAGGTAAAGAGGTTATTATCCTTGCTGAAGGTCGTTTGGTAAACCTTGGTTGTGCAACTGGTCACCCATCTTTCGTAATGTCAAACTCTTTCTCTAATCAGACTTTGGCTCAAATCGAACTTTGGACCAACTCTGCAGCTTACGGAAACGAAGTTTATATGCTTCCTAAGCATTTAGATGAAAAAGTAGCTGCTCTTCACCTTAAGAAATTAAGCGTAGAATTAGAGACTCTATCTCCTGAACAGGCAGATTATATCGGTGTTCCGGTTGAAGGGCCTTTCAAGCCTGAGTATTACAGATACTAA
- a CDS encoding peptidylprolyl isomerase, which produces MALDKNHVVTLKYVLHTNDEAGEKVFVEETSAENPMTFLYGVGMMIPKFEQEIQNLNIGETASFTIEPSEGYGERDPQAVTQLPVDMFQGQELPPVGAVLPLSDNQGNNFQAVVVEVTPDAVVVDLNHPMAGRPLHFDVEIVNTRPATEEELAHGHAHGADGHSGH; this is translated from the coding sequence ATGGCATTAGACAAAAATCACGTAGTAACATTGAAATACGTTCTACATACTAATGATGAAGCAGGAGAAAAAGTATTTGTAGAAGAAACTTCTGCAGAGAATCCAATGACGTTTCTTTACGGCGTAGGAATGATGATTCCGAAGTTTGAACAGGAAATACAAAATTTAAATATAGGCGAAACGGCATCTTTCACTATCGAGCCAAGCGAAGGTTATGGAGAGAGAGATCCTCAGGCTGTGACACAATTGCCTGTTGATATGTTCCAAGGGCAAGAACTGCCTCCTGTAGGTGCAGTTCTTCCACTGTCTGACAATCAGGGGAATAATTTCCAAGCTGTGGTTGTAGAAGTTACACCAGATGCTGTAGTTGTGGACCTTAATCATCCGATGGCGGGAAGACCTCTGCATTTTGATGTTGAGATTGTGAATACACGTCCTGCAACGGAGGAAGAATTGGCGCACGGTCATGCACACGGTGCTGATGGACATTCTGGACATTAA
- the radA gene encoding DNA repair protein RadA: MAKLKTQYFCQNCGAQYSQWHGQCKTCGEWNTLVEEIVEKSTKSVVAKSKSAIINIIEVETNEEPRIKTPSEELDRVLGGGIVLGSVTLIGGEPGIGKSTLLLQLALKMKKKILYVSGEESASQIKMRADRLAEVKNPNCFLFTETNVEKILHEAKKLMPDFMIIDSIQTLQSQLIESSPGTVSQIRECSNEIIKFAKENNIPVFLVGHITKDGQIAGPKVLEHMVDVVLNFDGDRNHLFRLLRANKNRFGSTSEIGIYEMISQGLKEIKNPSEILITKKSEELSGNSVAVTLEGNRPMLLEIQALVSTAVYGTPQRSSTGFDSKRLNMLLAVLEKRAGFQLGAKDVFLNITGGIKTDDPALDLAVVASILSSNEDIAISEHYCFAGEIGLSGEIRPVAQAEQRITEAEKLGYEKIFISNLNKLPKRKFGIKIEEISKIEDFVELLF, encoded by the coding sequence ATGGCAAAACTCAAAACTCAATATTTCTGTCAAAATTGTGGTGCGCAATATTCTCAATGGCACGGGCAATGTAAAACCTGTGGTGAATGGAATACCCTTGTAGAAGAAATTGTAGAAAAATCAACCAAATCTGTTGTTGCAAAATCCAAATCTGCTATCATCAACATCATTGAAGTTGAAACTAATGAAGAGCCAAGAATCAAAACACCTTCCGAAGAACTTGACCGGGTTTTGGGTGGCGGAATTGTTTTGGGTTCTGTAACCTTAATTGGTGGCGAACCCGGAATTGGAAAATCAACCCTGCTTCTTCAGTTGGCTTTGAAGATGAAGAAAAAAATCCTCTATGTTTCCGGAGAAGAAAGTGCGTCGCAAATCAAAATGAGAGCGGACCGTTTGGCCGAAGTCAAAAATCCAAATTGCTTCCTGTTTACTGAAACTAATGTTGAGAAAATCTTACACGAAGCTAAAAAACTAATGCCGGATTTTATGATTATCGATTCCATCCAGACGCTTCAATCCCAATTGATAGAAAGTTCGCCCGGAACGGTTTCCCAAATCCGGGAATGTTCCAATGAAATTATCAAATTTGCCAAAGAAAACAATATTCCGGTTTTCTTGGTTGGTCATATTACCAAAGACGGACAAATCGCAGGACCAAAAGTTCTGGAACATATGGTAGATGTGGTTCTGAATTTCGATGGCGACAGAAATCATCTTTTCCGATTATTGAGAGCCAATAAAAACCGTTTTGGATCTACGTCCGAAATTGGAATTTACGAAATGATTTCGCAAGGTCTTAAAGAAATCAAAAATCCATCTGAAATTCTCATCACCAAAAAATCGGAAGAATTATCAGGAAATTCTGTCGCAGTAACTTTGGAAGGCAATCGACCTATGTTATTGGAAATTCAGGCTTTAGTTTCAACGGCAGTTTATGGAACACCACAAAGAAGTTCAACAGGTTTTGATTCCAAAAGATTGAATATGCTTTTGGCAGTTTTGGAAAAAAGAGCGGGTTTCCAACTCGGAGCGAAAGATGTTTTCCTTAATATTACAGGCGGAATTAAAACTGATGATCCCGCTTTGGACTTAGCTGTTGTTGCTTCTATCCTATCAAGTAATGAAGATATTGCCATCTCGGAACATTATTGTTTTGCCGGAGAAATTGGTTTAAGTGGAGAAATCCGTCCGGTAGCACAAGCAGAGCAGAGAATTACCGAAGCTGAAAAATTGGGTTACGAAAAGATTTTCATCTCAAATCTTAATAAATTGCCTAAAAGAAAATTTGGAATTAAAATAGAAGAAATTAGTAAGATTGAGGATTTTGTAGAGTTATTATTTTAA
- a CDS encoding FUSC family protein has protein sequence MSNFIQQFSKFLRLRVSISEWIYLVKCVIGSSICYLFYIFLPQYPVYWALISVVIVFSPDNSNKLAYDRIKSNLLGASIGMILFLIPIPNILLICIGVALTILVGIALRLDNTLRSALAAMVIVLIEENQAHDWLIPIERVICVCIGCFVALIITFVFSKFKTFGQTFLNH, from the coding sequence ATGTCGAATTTCATACAACAGTTTTCCAAATTTTTAAGATTAAGGGTTTCTATTTCCGAATGGATTTATCTAGTGAAATGTGTAATTGGTTCATCCATTTGTTATCTGTTCTATATTTTCCTTCCGCAATATCCTGTTTATTGGGCTTTGATTTCTGTTGTAATCGTTTTCTCACCGGACAATAGTAATAAGCTGGCTTATGACAGAATCAAATCCAATCTTCTTGGCGCTTCTATCGGAATGATTTTATTTCTGATTCCAATTCCTAATATTTTATTGATTTGTATTGGTGTGGCTTTGACGATTCTTGTAGGGATTGCGTTAAGGTTGGATAATACGCTTCGTTCGGCTCTCGCAGCGATGGTTATTGTTTTGATTGAGGAAAATCAGGCTCACGATTGGCTAATTCCGATTGAGCGTGTGATATGTGTCTGCATCGGATGTTTTGTGGCACTGATTATCACTTTTGTTTTTTCGAAATTCAAGACTTTTGGTCAAACTTTTCTGAACCATTGA
- a CDS encoding M4 family metallopeptidase — MKKELLRIGILCSVFGFTLSANAQEYIDKKITDKNGNINLVTFKKNYNLSSGSSSNLFSTILNLTPGTEMRLQQTQTSDAFVDENYQMYFNNLKVEFGRYNLHYKNGNLISMNGDVFSTKDAITTPRMSASEAFSKALAYVNAKKYMWEDADYTANNAYKKPAGELVLLPVKLSENQYSLQLVYKFDVYAAEPISRAIIYVDALEGRVVFSNAVLKHNSNEDLIHNSIKKTQPIRIKSPAKSEPVLLALGNAETRYSGTKEIETTLVSGSYVLQDATRGNGVKTYNLKKSSTISSGVDFKDTDNNWTSAEYNNATFDNAALDAHWGVEKTYDYFKETFNRNSYDNNGAVLKSYVHYGSSYENAGWSGTEMIYGDGATTFKPLTAFDVTAHELGHAVCEYTANLAYERESGAMNEGFSDIWGAIVEHKYAPEKQNFLIGEDITKASPGYLRSMSNPKVALSAQPDTYRGTNWKAATVEEGCATPIGGSFGNDYCGVHTNSGVLNHWFYILVMGKTGTNDLGKSYNVTGIGWEKAEKIVYRLESTYLTANSNYKNARDFGIQTAKDLYGDNSAEMIAVQDAFYAVGVGVKYLSTPDIFPPTVPTNLVANNVKGTSANLTWNASTDNEGVDGYIIYKDGTEIARTSSLNYKATGLTKMTTYNFYVKAIDVYGNISSQSNTVDITTTNQAEYCTSQSSNTADEKIKRVVFAGIDNTSTGSAGYEDFTNISTEVTEGNTYAISITPTWGNTVYNEGYSVFIDWNGDGDFNDANEKALSVPATKTTPVTGNITVPANISFDSPLVMRVSMKFNSVPTSCESFSYGQVEDYTIIAKKKVLAVSDLAGKSQTIIYPNPVKDILNIRSEETGDSTYRIFNTAGQSVANGKSIENKIDVNKLPTGNYVIELVNKKGEKSTQKFIKK; from the coding sequence ATGAAGAAAGAACTTTTACGAATTGGTATTTTGTGCAGTGTATTTGGGTTTACCCTATCCGCCAACGCACAGGAATACATTGATAAGAAAATTACCGATAAAAACGGGAATATCAATCTGGTTACGTTCAAGAAAAATTATAATCTCAGTTCCGGATCATCATCCAATCTGTTCAGTACCATTCTGAATCTTACACCGGGAACAGAAATGAGACTCCAGCAGACACAAACAAGCGACGCCTTTGTGGATGAAAATTACCAAATGTATTTTAATAATCTGAAAGTAGAATTCGGAAGATATAATCTGCATTACAAAAACGGAAACCTGATCAGTATGAATGGTGATGTTTTCTCCACAAAAGATGCTATTACAACACCAAGAATGTCTGCTTCCGAAGCCTTCAGCAAAGCTCTTGCCTATGTTAATGCAAAAAAATACATGTGGGAAGATGCAGATTACACTGCCAATAATGCCTACAAAAAGCCAGCCGGCGAGTTGGTTTTGCTGCCTGTAAAACTTAGCGAAAACCAGTATAGTCTTCAGTTGGTTTATAAATTTGATGTTTATGCTGCGGAACCTATAAGCCGTGCAATTATTTATGTAGATGCTCTGGAAGGAAGAGTTGTTTTTTCAAATGCAGTATTAAAGCATAACAGCAACGAAGATCTCATCCACAATTCTATCAAAAAAACACAGCCAATCAGAATAAAATCTCCTGCAAAATCTGAGCCTGTGCTATTAGCCTTGGGTAATGCAGAAACAAGATACAGCGGAACCAAAGAAATTGAAACAACACTTGTTTCCGGCTCTTATGTGTTACAGGATGCTACCAGAGGAAACGGCGTAAAAACCTACAATCTTAAAAAATCATCCACTATCAGCAGTGGCGTTGATTTTAAAGATACAGACAATAACTGGACTTCTGCGGAATATAACAATGCTACGTTTGATAATGCCGCTCTTGATGCACATTGGGGTGTAGAAAAAACCTATGATTACTTCAAAGAAACATTCAACAGAAATAGCTATGATAACAACGGAGCCGTTCTAAAAAGTTACGTTCATTACGGTAGTAGCTACGAGAACGCAGGCTGGAGCGGTACAGAAATGATTTATGGAGACGGCGCAACAACCTTCAAACCATTGACGGCTTTTGACGTAACCGCACACGAACTTGGACACGCCGTTTGCGAATATACCGCAAACCTGGCTTACGAAAGAGAATCCGGTGCAATGAATGAGGGTTTTTCGGACATTTGGGGAGCAATCGTTGAGCATAAATATGCGCCTGAAAAACAGAACTTTCTGATTGGAGAAGACATTACTAAGGCTTCACCAGGTTATCTGAGATCAATGAGCAACCCAAAAGTCGCATTGTCTGCGCAACCAGATACCTATAGAGGTACAAACTGGAAAGCAGCAACCGTTGAGGAAGGTTGCGCAACACCGATTGGAGGATCTTTCGGAAACGATTATTGCGGCGTACACACCAACAGCGGTGTTCTTAATCATTGGTTTTACATCCTTGTGATGGGCAAAACCGGAACCAATGATCTTGGAAAATCGTATAATGTGACGGGAATAGGATGGGAAAAAGCAGAAAAGATTGTTTATCGCCTGGAAAGCACTTACCTGACAGCGAATTCTAACTATAAGAATGCACGTGATTTTGGAATCCAGACTGCAAAAGATCTTTATGGTGACAACTCGGCGGAGATGATTGCTGTCCAGGATGCATTTTATGCGGTAGGCGTTGGTGTAAAATATCTGAGCACGCCGGACATTTTTCCTCCGACCGTTCCTACAAATCTTGTTGCCAATAACGTTAAAGGTACAAGTGCCAACCTGACCTGGAATGCATCTACAGACAATGAAGGTGTGGACGGCTATATTATTTACAAAGACGGAACTGAAATTGCCAGAACATCATCTTTAAATTATAAGGCGACAGGCTTAACAAAAATGACAACTTACAATTTTTATGTTAAAGCTATAGACGTATATGGGAATATCTCCTCTCAAAGTAATACGGTAGACATTACGACAACCAACCAGGCAGAATATTGCACATCGCAAAGTAGCAATACTGCCGATGAGAAAATAAAAAGAGTTGTTTTTGCCGGTATTGACAATACAAGTACAGGAAGTGCCGGTTACGAAGACTTTACAAACATCTCTACAGAAGTTACAGAAGGCAATACTTATGCGATCAGCATCACGCCTACATGGGGCAACACAGTCTATAATGAAGGGTATTCCGTTTTCATTGACTGGAACGGGGACGGAGATTTCAACGATGCTAATGAGAAAGCATTATCTGTTCCTGCAACCAAGACTACGCCGGTAACCGGAAATATTACAGTGCCAGCAAACATAAGTTTTGATTCACCACTAGTGATGAGAGTTTCTATGAAGTTTAATTCCGTTCCTACAAGTTGCGAATCTTTCTCCTACGGTCAAGTTGAGGATTATACGATTATCGCTAAGAAAAAAGTCTTGGCAGTTTCTGATCTTGCAGGTAAAAGTCAAACAATCATCTATCCAAACCCAGTGAAAGATATTCTAAACATCAGATCTGAGGAAACTGGAGATTCTACATACAGAATTTTCAATACAGCAGGACAATCTGTTGCCAACGGAAAATCTATTGAAAACAAAATAGATGTTAATAAATTACCTACAGGAAATTATGTCATCGAATTAGTGAATAAAAAAGGAGAAAAATCTACTCAGAAATTCATTAAAAAATAG
- a CDS encoding FAD-binding oxidoreductase: MPSMPKWVNDTIENIFASKYIRETTVIETENISENLKKIKFSGNLLGLEYKPGYAIEFRVNDTDYRKYTPYNYDKTDGTFEILCHLHGSASGCDFIENLKVGETIKYIIPRGKDMFKCDFKHHIVIGDETSLGVALSIKYETDGYGYYSFDSIFELDDHQVLKNLELYGYHTSKNESEKIIESIDTLIKEEIIDPYNTAFYITGNGKTLQSVRKSLKQNDISAHQIFAQAYWIEGKKGL, from the coding sequence ATGCCAAGTATGCCAAAATGGGTAAACGATACGATAGAAAATATATTCGCTTCCAAATACATCCGTGAAACAACCGTAATAGAAACAGAAAACATATCAGAAAATCTAAAGAAAATCAAATTCTCCGGCAATCTGCTAGGCCTGGAATATAAACCCGGGTATGCTATCGAATTTCGGGTAAACGATACGGATTATAGGAAATACACGCCATATAATTATGACAAAACCGATGGTACTTTTGAGATTCTTTGTCATCTTCACGGTAGCGCTTCCGGCTGTGATTTTATAGAAAATCTAAAAGTTGGAGAAACGATAAAATATATCATTCCAAGAGGAAAAGATATGTTCAAATGTGATTTTAAACATCATATTGTAATTGGTGATGAGACCTCTCTGGGAGTAGCTTTATCTATAAAATATGAAACCGATGGTTACGGATATTATTCTTTTGACAGTATTTTTGAATTGGATGACCATCAAGTCCTGAAAAACCTTGAACTATATGGATATCACACATCAAAAAATGAATCTGAGAAAATTATCGAATCCATTGATACCCTTATTAAAGAGGAAATAATTGACCCTTACAATACCGCTTTTTACATTACCGGCAATGGTAAAACATTACAGTCGGTCCGCAAATCATTGAAACAAAATGATATCTCAGCTCATCAGATTTTTGCCCAAGCTTACTGGATAGAAGGCAAAAAAGGGCTGTAA
- the yiaA gene encoding inner membrane protein YiaA has protein sequence MRKQKVSNAFIAASWIALAVGTIGFIIGLSRAEMELNEKGYYFTILLYGLFAVVSLQKAVRDRLENIKVTDIYYGICWFATISSIALLIIGLWNATILPSEKGFYAFAYLLAIFGAIAVQKNTRDNMMED, from the coding sequence ATGAGAAAACAAAAAGTATCAAATGCATTTATCGCAGCATCGTGGATCGCTCTGGCTGTAGGAACTATCGGTTTTATTATCGGATTATCAAGAGCAGAAATGGAACTGAATGAGAAAGGCTATTATTTTACGATTCTACTTTACGGTTTATTCGCTGTTGTTTCCCTGCAGAAGGCTGTTCGAGACAGATTGGAAAACATCAAGGTTACCGATATTTACTACGGAATCTGCTGGTTCGCCACCATTTCATCCATTGCCTTGCTCATCATCGGGCTTTGGAATGCAACTATTCTACCGAGTGAAAAAGGATTTTACGCCTTCGCCTATCTTCTTGCCATTTTCGGAGCCATCGCGGTTCAGAAAAACACCAGAGATAATATGATGGAAGACTAA